The segment AGGGATAAAAGGGATACAGGGGATAAAACAAGACCAAAAGATATGCAGTATTGCGGATTGAGGATTACGGATTAAGAATAAATGCTTTACCTGGAACCTGGAATTCGGAACACGGAACTTGAGCGAAGCGAGCCCCCATCCCTTTCACCCCCCTTCATCCCTGTTAGAAAAAACATAGGGGAGATGTTATGAACTCGAACCCTGAAATTTGGAATTTTGGAATATGAAACCTGATCTTTTTCCACATCATATCTACAGGAAGTACGACATCCGGGGAGCCTATGGCCTGGAGCTGACCGAGGAGGTTGCCTACCGAACAGGAAGGGTTTTTGGCGCCCTGTGTCGGGAAAGGACCGGGAAGGACACTCCGGTCATCTCCATTGGAATGGACGCCAGAGTTCACTCCCCGCAGCTTCGGGACGCTTTTGCCTCGGGACTTGCCGGAGCGGGGTGTACCTGGCTCGATATTGGACTTTGTCCCACACCCCTGACCTATTTCAGCACTTTCAAACTTGAGGTTGACGGTTTCGCCATGGTAACAGCGAGCCACAACCCTCCAGGCGATAACGGATTCAAGCTGGGAATAGGACGGGAAACGATTCACTCGGAAAACATGGTGCTTCTGGGAAATATGGCCAGCGCCGACGACCAGCCAGTTAATCTGGAAAGGCCAGATCCCATCCGCAAGGTCGATATCATCGGGATCTACCAGGAGTTTATCCTGGAGGCGTTTTCGGGTCTGAAGGAAGCTTTAAAAGCGCTGGGAAGGGAGTTTAATGTTGTTGTGGACTCGGGCAACGGGACAGCCGGGATCGTTTTCCCCGAGATCCTGAAAAAACTCGGTATGAAGGTTCACGAGCTTTATAGCGAACCGGACGGTACTTTCCCCAACCATCACCCTGACCCGACCCTCCCGGAGGCCCTCGAAAGCCTCAAAGCTGAAATATTGCACACCGGCTCACTGCTGGGGATCTCCTTTGACGGGGATGCCGACCGGATCGGCGTCCTGGACGAAAAGGGTGATGTTATCTGGGGAGATATGCTCCTGCTCATCCTTGGCCGAAATATCATTGAAAACTGGCGCAAAGAGGGAGGGGAGGGCGATTCTCCTCTTGTTATCTCGGAGGTTAAGGCTTCCCAGATCCTTTACGACGGTATTTTACAGGCAGGCGGAAGGGTCCAGATGTGGAAAACGGGGCACTCCCTTATAAAGGTCAGGATGAAGGAGACCGGGGCATCCATCGCAGGGGAGATGAGCGGACACCTTTTCTTTGCCGACCGGTATTTCGGGTTCGATGATGCTCTCTATGGGGCCTTAAGGATACTGGAGGTCTACATCGGTGCCCTCCGGACCGGATCCTGTGAGTATTTCTCGGAGCTTCTCGGTGATATCCCCGATACGGTTTCCACTCCGGAGATCCGCTTTCCCTGTGAAGAAGCGGGAAAGTTCCTCCTTGCCGACAGGTTCGCCGATGCCCTGGGTAAGCACATGAAATCTGCCGCTGATCCGGCCGTTCTCGAGATCATCGATATCGATGGAGTCAGAGCCAGGTTCGATGATGGTTGGGGCCTGCTAAGGGCCAGCAACACTCAGCCGGTGCTCGTCATGCGGTTCGAGGGTCCCGATGCGGAAAAGGTGGAGCTGTATCAGAAGTTCTTCAACAGACTACTTGAAAAAGTCACGGTGGATGGAAAAGCAAATACATGAAGGAAATACGGAAATCTGGTATAAACAAAAGATTTAAATTTGAGGTTTGTGGTTTGGAGTTTTTGCGAAACCGGAAATGTTTCAGAAATGAGCCTTGAGAATGGAGAAATGGTGAAAAATGAATTGTGAATCCTGCCAATGGCAGGACCGTTCAATGTTCACCGATTACTGAACTGATGCTTTCCCCCTACTTAAGACTACTCAGACCTCATCAGTGGGTCAAAAACGGGTTTGTTCTGGCACCTCTCATCTTTGCCGGCAAGCTTCTGCACGTCCCGTCACTGGTCCTTGGAATCTCTGCATTTGCCATTTTCTGTATTGCATCCAGCTGTGTATACGCATTTAACGATATTTTCGATCGCGAAAAGGACCGGAACCACCCCAAAAAAAGAAACAGACCTGTTGCTTCGGGTAAGATCAGTGTCTTAAGGGCCGCTTTGGTGGGAGCAGGCCTTTTTGTGATAAGTCTTCTGGGAGCGGTCACCATAGGAAAGGAGTTTTTCCTGTGGGTTTCTTTTTACCTCCTTCTGCAGTTTGGATATAACGTCGCATTCAGGAATATCGTAATACTCGACATCCTTGCCATTGCCATGGGTTTCG is part of the bacterium genome and harbors:
- a CDS encoding phosphomannomutase/phosphoglucomutase, which gives rise to MKPDLFPHHIYRKYDIRGAYGLELTEEVAYRTGRVFGALCRERTGKDTPVISIGMDARVHSPQLRDAFASGLAGAGCTWLDIGLCPTPLTYFSTFKLEVDGFAMVTASHNPPGDNGFKLGIGRETIHSENMVLLGNMASADDQPVNLERPDPIRKVDIIGIYQEFILEAFSGLKEALKALGREFNVVVDSGNGTAGIVFPEILKKLGMKVHELYSEPDGTFPNHHPDPTLPEALESLKAEILHTGSLLGISFDGDADRIGVLDEKGDVIWGDMLLLILGRNIIENWRKEGGEGDSPLVISEVKASQILYDGILQAGGRVQMWKTGHSLIKVRMKETGASIAGEMSGHLFFADRYFGFDDALYGALRILEVYIGALRTGSCEYFSELLGDIPDTVSTPEIRFPCEEAGKFLLADRFADALGKHMKSAADPAVLEIIDIDGVRARFDDGWGLLRASNTQPVLVMRFEGPDAEKVELYQKFFNRLLEKVTVDGKANT
- a CDS encoding decaprenyl-phosphate phosphoribosyltransferase; its protein translation is MNPANGRTVQCSPITELMLSPYLRLLRPHQWVKNGFVLAPLIFAGKLLHVPSLVLGISAFAIFCIASSCVYAFNDIFDREKDRNHPKKRNRPVASGKISVLRAALVGAGLFVISLLGAVTIGKEFFLWVSFYLLLQFGYNVAFRNIVILDILAIAMGFVIRAVAGSIAIGVVISPWLILCSLLIALFLGFAKRRQEIVLLGDAAPEHRSILKEYSVPFLDQLIGIVTAATIVCYAIYTLTPEVTERLGSRYMVLTLPFVLYGIFRYLYMVHVCEKGGSPTTDLLTDTPLLLSIALWTITSVALIYL